In Erythrobacter sp. F6033, a single genomic region encodes these proteins:
- the zwf gene encoding glucose-6-phosphate dehydrogenase — MEAPAISADRLLLFGATGDLARRMLLPSLCALDADGLLPENLRIIGTARSDIDDGEFRNMAREALEQFLPAERRGGMAHFLNRLSYQALDATTLDGFVELAEKVGPSTSEDSDGGLAIFLSTAPSLFGPTIGGLEHAGLTGDHVRIGLEKPLGTDLESSCAINDAVAEAFAEDRIFRIDHYLGKETVQNLLALRFGNILFEPIWNSNYIDHVQITVGETVGLESRVGYYDGSGAMRDMVQNHMLQLLALVAMEPPTSFDATAVRDEKVKALRALRKVGADETVTGQYRKGAVDGTTVPGYDEELGKDSNTETFVAIKAHVDNWRWKGVPFYLRTGKRLPERVTEIVVKFRSVPHSIFEGMGAGMQPNQLLIGIQPEENITLSLMAKVPGLGVDGVKLRQVPLEITMPDAFVGQHRRIAYERLLLDLIQGDQTLFVRRDEVEAQWQWIDAIRAVWEEAGITPKTYSAGTWGPSAAIALTERDGVSWHD; from the coding sequence ATGGAAGCACCGGCGATTTCTGCGGACCGACTGCTGCTGTTCGGGGCAACCGGAGACCTTGCTCGTCGCATGCTCTTGCCAAGTCTCTGCGCGCTTGATGCCGACGGGCTGTTGCCAGAGAATTTGCGTATTATTGGCACCGCCCGAAGCGATATCGACGATGGCGAATTTCGCAATATGGCGCGCGAAGCATTGGAGCAATTCTTACCAGCCGAACGCCGGGGCGGGATGGCACATTTCCTCAACCGGCTAAGCTATCAGGCACTCGATGCGACAACGCTCGATGGATTTGTGGAACTGGCCGAGAAAGTCGGGCCTTCCACAAGCGAAGATAGCGATGGCGGTCTGGCGATATTTCTTTCAACGGCACCAAGTCTGTTCGGCCCTACGATAGGCGGATTGGAGCATGCCGGACTGACCGGTGATCATGTGCGGATCGGCCTGGAAAAACCGCTTGGCACTGACCTCGAAAGCAGCTGCGCGATCAACGACGCCGTTGCCGAGGCATTTGCAGAAGACCGGATTTTCCGGATCGATCACTATCTTGGCAAAGAAACCGTCCAGAACCTGCTCGCGCTTCGCTTTGGCAATATCCTGTTCGAACCGATTTGGAATTCGAACTATATCGATCACGTCCAAATCACTGTCGGTGAAACGGTCGGTCTCGAATCCCGCGTCGGCTATTACGACGGCAGCGGCGCGATGCGCGATATGGTTCAGAACCACATGCTGCAATTGCTGGCGCTGGTTGCGATGGAGCCGCCGACAAGTTTCGATGCAACGGCCGTGCGCGACGAAAAGGTCAAAGCGCTCCGTGCACTGCGCAAAGTTGGCGCTGACGAGACAGTCACCGGTCAATACCGCAAAGGCGCGGTCGATGGGACAACCGTGCCCGGATATGACGAAGAGCTAGGGAAAGACAGCAACACCGAAACATTCGTCGCGATCAAGGCGCATGTCGACAATTGGCGCTGGAAAGGCGTTCCGTTTTATCTGCGCACGGGCAAACGCTTGCCAGAGCGCGTCACGGAAATCGTCGTCAAGTTTCGCAGCGTGCCGCATTCGATTTTCGAAGGCATGGGCGCAGGAATGCAACCCAATCAGCTGCTGATCGGGATTCAGCCGGAAGAGAACATCACGCTCTCGTTAATGGCCAAAGTGCCCGGCCTTGGCGTTGATGGTGTGAAACTGCGTCAGGTTCCGTTGGAAATCACGATGCCGGACGCTTTTGTAGGGCAGCACCGCAGGATTGCGTATGAGCGGCTATTGCTTGATCTGATCCAGGGTGATCAGACGCTTTTTGTACGCCGCGACGAAGTCGAGGCTCAGTGGCAGTGGATCGACGCAATTCGCGCAGTCTGGGAAGAGGCAGGCATCACGCCCAAAACCTACAGCGCGGGCACATGGGGGCCGAGCGCCGCCATAGCATTGACCGAACGCGACGGAGTAAGCTGGCATGACTAA
- the edd gene encoding phosphogluconate dehydratase, which translates to MTKLNDTIHRVTQRVIENSRGSRSAYLELMQREADRKPEHKDVACSNLAHAFAGALEDQDAMKAGRGPNIGIVTAYNDMLSAHQPYGRYPDRMKIFAREVGATAQVAGGTPAMCDGVTQGEDGMELSLFSRDVIAMSTGIALSHQMYDGIAALGICDKIVPGLLMGALRFGHLPAVFVPSGPMPSGISNKQKQDTRQKYAAGEIGRDALLESELGSYHSPGTCTFYGTANSNQMMMEMMGLHIPGSAFVQPGTKLRQSLDRAAVHRLAELAGTSERTLAKVVDEKAIINAVIGLLATGGSTNHAIHIPAMARAAGIIIDWNDLAELSSVVPLLARVYPNGLGDVNHFHAAGGMAYVTRTLLDEGLAHSDILTVWDGGMEAYTAEPVMEGDTLAWSPVSESRDDAMLRPASNPFLPDGGMKLVTGNLGRACFKSSAVARERFTVEAPCRVFENQADVVTAFKAGELDKDVVVVVRFQGPRANGMPELHSLTPSLAVLQDRGHSVALVTDGRMSGASGKVPAAIHCTPEALGGGPLSLLQDGDVIRVCAETGALSTTADLSSRSPAPDPVSEWGVGREMYRMLQTQADGAEKGASAMLASAGL; encoded by the coding sequence ATGACTAAGCTCAACGACACGATCCATCGCGTTACACAGCGCGTCATCGAGAATTCGCGCGGATCCCGCTCGGCCTATCTTGAGCTCATGCAGCGCGAGGCCGACCGAAAGCCCGAGCATAAGGATGTGGCCTGTTCAAACCTTGCCCATGCCTTTGCAGGCGCGCTGGAAGATCAGGACGCGATGAAGGCTGGTCGCGGGCCGAATATCGGTATCGTGACCGCCTACAACGATATGCTGTCTGCGCACCAACCCTATGGCCGCTATCCCGACCGCATGAAAATTTTCGCCCGTGAAGTCGGCGCGACGGCTCAGGTCGCAGGCGGAACGCCCGCGATGTGTGACGGCGTAACGCAGGGCGAAGATGGGATGGAACTGTCTCTGTTCAGCCGCGATGTTATCGCAATGTCGACGGGGATCGCGCTTTCGCACCAAATGTATGACGGCATTGCCGCACTGGGCATTTGCGACAAGATCGTTCCGGGATTGCTGATGGGGGCATTGCGGTTTGGGCATTTGCCAGCCGTCTTTGTGCCTTCTGGTCCCATGCCTTCGGGGATTTCGAACAAGCAGAAACAAGATACCCGCCAGAAATATGCCGCGGGTGAGATTGGCCGTGATGCTCTGCTTGAAAGCGAACTTGGTAGCTATCATTCGCCAGGCACCTGCACCTTTTACGGCACCGCCAATTCCAATCAGATGATGATGGAGATGATGGGTCTGCACATTCCGGGCAGCGCTTTCGTCCAACCCGGCACCAAGTTGCGTCAATCACTCGATCGCGCAGCGGTTCACCGTCTTGCCGAGCTGGCCGGAACGAGCGAGCGCACATTGGCGAAGGTTGTCGACGAGAAGGCGATAATCAACGCAGTGATCGGCCTGCTCGCTACTGGCGGATCGACCAATCACGCGATCCACATTCCGGCAATGGCCCGTGCGGCGGGTATCATCATCGATTGGAATGACTTAGCCGAACTCTCAAGCGTCGTGCCGTTGCTGGCCCGCGTCTATCCCAACGGATTGGGTGACGTGAACCATTTCCACGCTGCTGGTGGCATGGCCTATGTCACACGCACGCTGCTCGACGAAGGTCTTGCGCATAGTGATATCCTCACCGTCTGGGATGGAGGGATGGAAGCCTACACTGCGGAACCTGTGATGGAGGGCGATACGCTTGCATGGTCCCCCGTCAGCGAAAGTCGCGATGATGCGATGCTGCGCCCTGCCTCCAATCCATTCCTGCCCGATGGCGGGATGAAGCTCGTCACTGGCAATTTGGGCCGCGCCTGTTTCAAATCCTCGGCCGTCGCTCGCGAGCGCTTCACAGTCGAAGCGCCGTGCCGTGTGTTCGAAAATCAGGCTGATGTCGTGACTGCCTTTAAAGCGGGCGAACTCGACAAGGATGTTGTCGTCGTCGTCCGCTTCCAGGGACCGCGCGCCAATGGCATGCCGGAACTGCATTCGCTCACACCGTCGCTCGCTGTCCTTCAGGATCGCGGTCACTCCGTCGCTCTTGTCACCGATGGCCGGATGTCGGGAGCTTCTGGCAAAGTGCCAGCTGCGATCCATTGCACACCAGAGGCATTGGGCGGAGGCCCGCTCTCGCTGTTACAAGATGGGGACGTTATCCGGGTTTGCGCAGAAACCGGCGCGCTTTCAACGACCGCCGATTTATCGAGCCGTAGCCCCGCACCCGATCCGGTTTCCGAATGGGGCGTCGGGCGAGAAATGTACCGGATGCTGCAAACCCAAGCCGATGGCGCCGAAAAAGGCGCATCAGCCATGCTGGCCAGCGCAGGCCTTTAG
- a CDS encoding glucokinase, producing MSGSKDIVAVDIGGTHARFAIATIKADGEILLGEPTTLHTEDHASFQTAWEDYQNRMGGSLPDALAMAVAGPIKPDVIRFTNNPWIIRPPLIESKLGCSKYTIINDFGAVAHAAARAPSDEFIHLAGPEGELPDTGTISVLGPGTGLGVAYFYRRPDGTYRVQATEGGHGDFAPVDAIEDAILARLRKRHTRVSDERVVSGPAIVDIYQALAAMEGRAVKDATDIEIWTAGTDGSDSLAAAAVDRFCLALGSVAGDIALIQGAKGVVIAGGLGYRIRETIIASGFASRFTAKGRFAGLMATLPVKLITHPQPGLLGAAAAFAQEHLGESRA from the coding sequence ATGAGCGGAAGCAAAGACATTGTTGCGGTCGACATTGGCGGCACCCACGCCCGATTTGCGATTGCTACGATCAAAGCGGATGGCGAAATCTTACTGGGTGAACCGACGACCCTTCATACGGAGGATCACGCCAGCTTTCAGACCGCTTGGGAAGATTATCAAAATCGCATGGGCGGATCACTGCCAGATGCTTTGGCAATGGCGGTAGCCGGACCGATCAAACCCGATGTGATCCGTTTCACAAACAACCCGTGGATCATCCGGCCACCTTTGATTGAAAGCAAACTGGGCTGTTCAAAATACACGATCATCAATGATTTTGGCGCTGTTGCCCATGCAGCGGCCCGCGCGCCTTCCGATGAATTCATCCACCTTGCCGGGCCAGAGGGTGAACTGCCCGACACCGGAACGATCAGCGTGCTCGGCCCGGGCACCGGCTTGGGCGTAGCCTATTTCTACCGCCGGCCAGACGGCACCTACCGTGTGCAAGCGACCGAAGGCGGGCATGGCGATTTCGCTCCGGTTGACGCGATTGAGGATGCGATCCTCGCACGGCTACGCAAGCGACACACGCGTGTTTCGGATGAACGCGTTGTCTCTGGCCCTGCGATTGTAGATATCTATCAAGCATTGGCTGCGATGGAAGGCCGCGCGGTAAAAGACGCGACCGATATCGAGATCTGGACAGCGGGCACCGATGGTTCGGACAGCCTCGCTGCTGCTGCAGTGGACCGCTTTTGCCTCGCACTTGGGTCGGTCGCAGGCGATATAGCCCTTATACAAGGGGCGAAAGGTGTCGTGATTGCGGGCGGTCTTGGCTATCGCATTCGTGAGACTATCATCGCTTCCGGCTTTGCATCACGCTTCACCGCGAAAGGCCGCTTCGCCGGTCTGATGGCAACATTGCCGGTCAAACTGATTACGCATCCTCAGCCGGGCTTGCTCGGCGCGGCGGCTGCATTTGCACAAGAACACCTCGGAGAATCCCGCGCATGA
- a CDS encoding phosphoenolpyruvate carboxylase — MTLPLKSTADLSARLQELHARTRETPLFNPVFQLGLDLSRALEGGSTDLDALEALVEELECAGLEARAGRLQRLVAPVTPEANQTALGSALASTTDFDAFRAQWESPRLHAVFTAHPTFLMTPGQSAAVAEAASTDAPITRAVCAADADRPAITLEYEHGEVTKALANAQDARAQIVKDTLTHAAKTWPDKWLELAPLPFRFASWVGYDMDGRTDIKWYTSIRFRLSEKAQRLRRFADDLEAISADHELIDPLRLGADHAARSAEDFGEDLSEPEALSQAANRLTYDHPDKLTSLEAIIAQLEDEARSATDADQAIALKALASCMRADGLGMGHVHFRVNAKQLHNAIRSHMHETPELDLASKGAVATLRRMLSGQKSMRTNFASLAIESSTATRQFLAMAQILEHIDADTPIRMLIAECEQPSTVLAALYFARAFGIEDKVDVSPLFETESALEHGGRFLDSLCAEEQYREYVRLRGRACIQTGFSDAGRFVGQIPASLAIERLQGRFAQAMAKNQLTDVAALIFNTHGESMGRGAHPGGFDERLTWPMSGWARHRFASSGIELEPEVSFQGGDGYMFFSRPELALATLSRIICAPVSNAEAAEDPFYSRTDISLDFYRAVRAHQRQHLRSSTYSRAVTAFGLGLLNSTGSRVSRRQSDISADRDMNLRQIRAIPHNSVLQQLGYPVNVISGIGSAADGNYEELASLIEASPRGQQLISLARASNGLASIKTVAAYGELFNSAYWASRPYRGTEPHLSGACETLAEFLTKDDRTGVYRRLASRLRVDALKLYRLFDLLPAENRDTGRENTRRMIGAAQAVRLALMQHIFLKAVSVPVFSRANDISREDVLEMVLSLRIEDALAQMRRAFPTHFPETSDFAMDAPADYPDSSSEGYAQIGRDFIDPIERAYSLMLRLSISIANQFGAHG; from the coding sequence ATGACTTTGCCGCTTAAATCCACCGCCGATCTCAGCGCGCGGCTTCAGGAACTTCACGCTCGCACACGCGAGACGCCATTGTTCAATCCAGTGTTTCAACTGGGATTGGACCTTTCACGCGCGCTGGAAGGTGGCTCGACCGATCTGGACGCGCTTGAAGCGTTAGTTGAAGAGCTGGAATGCGCCGGTCTGGAAGCGCGCGCTGGCCGTCTGCAAAGGCTCGTCGCTCCGGTTACACCGGAAGCCAATCAGACCGCGCTTGGATCGGCTTTGGCCTCCACGACAGATTTCGATGCGTTTCGTGCGCAATGGGAATCCCCGCGTCTGCATGCAGTCTTTACCGCGCACCCGACATTCCTGATGACGCCTGGCCAATCGGCTGCTGTGGCCGAAGCCGCGAGCACCGATGCGCCAATCACCCGCGCCGTATGTGCCGCCGATGCCGATCGTCCAGCGATCACGCTCGAATACGAGCACGGTGAAGTGACGAAAGCACTCGCCAATGCGCAGGATGCCCGCGCTCAAATCGTCAAAGACACGCTCACCCACGCTGCGAAGACTTGGCCAGACAAGTGGCTGGAGCTCGCTCCTCTGCCGTTCCGCTTTGCGAGCTGGGTTGGCTATGACATGGACGGGCGGACCGATATCAAATGGTACACCTCGATCCGTTTCCGTTTGAGCGAGAAGGCGCAGCGACTGCGCCGTTTTGCCGACGATCTGGAGGCAATCTCTGCCGACCACGAATTGATCGACCCCCTGCGGCTCGGTGCGGATCATGCCGCACGCAGTGCCGAGGATTTTGGCGAAGACTTGAGCGAGCCAGAGGCTCTGTCACAAGCCGCCAACCGACTGACTTACGATCATCCAGACAAGCTTACCTCGCTCGAAGCGATCATCGCGCAGCTTGAAGACGAGGCACGCAGCGCGACCGATGCAGACCAAGCAATCGCGCTCAAGGCGCTAGCGTCCTGCATGCGCGCCGATGGTCTTGGCATGGGGCATGTCCACTTCAGAGTGAACGCGAAACAGCTTCACAACGCCATCCGTAGCCATATGCACGAGACGCCCGAACTCGACCTCGCTAGCAAAGGTGCTGTGGCGACACTGCGCCGGATGCTGTCCGGGCAGAAGTCGATGCGGACCAACTTCGCCAGCCTCGCCATCGAAAGCTCAACAGCGACACGGCAGTTTCTGGCGATGGCGCAAATTCTCGAACATATCGACGCCGATACGCCCATCCGGATGCTTATCGCGGAATGCGAGCAGCCTTCGACGGTTCTCGCCGCACTGTATTTCGCCCGTGCATTTGGCATCGAAGACAAAGTCGACGTATCGCCTCTGTTCGAGACGGAAAGCGCGCTGGAGCATGGTGGCCGTTTCCTCGATTCCCTCTGCGCAGAAGAGCAGTACCGTGAATATGTCCGCCTTCGCGGGCGTGCCTGCATCCAGACCGGTTTCTCTGACGCTGGCCGATTTGTCGGGCAGATTCCAGCCAGCCTTGCCATTGAGCGTCTGCAGGGTCGCTTTGCCCAAGCGATGGCCAAAAATCAGCTTACCGATGTCGCGGCGTTAATCTTCAACACCCACGGCGAAAGCATGGGCCGCGGCGCGCATCCGGGCGGCTTTGACGAGCGTTTGACATGGCCGATGAGCGGCTGGGCGCGTCACCGCTTTGCCAGTTCCGGCATCGAGTTGGAGCCGGAAGTCAGCTTCCAAGGCGGGGACGGCTATATGTTCTTCTCCCGCCCCGAACTGGCTCTCGCCACTTTGTCGCGCATCATCTGCGCGCCGGTTAGCAATGCCGAGGCTGCCGAGGATCCGTTCTATTCGCGCACTGATATCAGCCTCGATTTCTACCGCGCGGTGCGCGCGCATCAGCGCCAGCACTTGCGCAGTTCGACCTATTCCCGTGCCGTAACCGCATTCGGGCTTGGTCTGCTGAACTCGACCGGAAGCCGCGTTTCACGCCGCCAGTCGGATATTTCAGCCGATCGCGATATGAACCTGCGCCAAATCCGCGCGATCCCGCATAATTCCGTTCTGCAACAGCTTGGCTATCCGGTGAATGTTATCTCCGGCATCGGCAGCGCGGCTGATGGCAACTATGAAGAACTTGCGAGCCTGATTGAAGCCAGCCCGCGCGGGCAGCAACTCATAAGCTTGGCTCGCGCTTCCAACGGTCTCGCCAGCATTAAGACCGTCGCTGCGTATGGCGAACTGTTCAATTCCGCCTATTGGGCGAGCCGTCCCTATCGCGGGACAGAACCGCATCTGTCTGGAGCCTGCGAAACGCTCGCGGAATTCTTGACCAAAGATGATCGCACGGGCGTTTATCGCCGTCTGGCATCACGCCTGCGGGTCGATGCGCTGAAGCTCTATCGTCTGTTTGACCTGTTGCCGGCTGAGAACCGCGATACGGGCCGCGAGAATACACGCCGCATGATCGGGGCCGCGCAAGCGGTGCGGCTAGCTTTGATGCAGCATATCTTCCTTAAAGCGGTTTCGGTGCCGGTTTTCAGCCGCGCCAACGACATTAGCCGCGAAGATGTGCTTGAGATGGTTTTGAGTTTGCGGATCGAAGATGCACTTGCACAAATGCGCCGCGCCTTTCCTACGCACTTCCCAGAAACAAGCGATTTCGCAATGGACGCGCCAGCCGATTATCCGGACTCGTCAAGCGAAGGCTACGCGCAAATCGGACGGGATTTCATCGATCCGATCGAGCGTGCATACTCGCTGATGCTGCGGCTTTCGATCAGCATCGCCAACCAGTTTGGCGCGCACGGATAG
- a CDS encoding L,D-transpeptidase family protein, with protein sequence MKQIALHARITAALALTALSAQSALADNQATPDDAADAAEQVAQEAQNEIRRIDPTTGGQSLVVDPSLPAPYGADIAATEAPELSVSELPELPPAATVAPVATAPVAVTPAISMPAPTIATPTVALPSAAPPRGPAARMIAEPIVQTAPAYDADDPFVVKSILPIEGTIRYGEWYWDESNAPKTGKLVMTVDLDARVISVFRDGHEIGTAVALLGTQKHPTPIGTFPILTKEKDNISEKYNNAPMPWTLRLTWDGIAIHGSPVLNGYASHGCIGVPDPFAEKLFEIAKRGDRVVITRGSLIGIGDKISG encoded by the coding sequence ATGAAACAGATCGCTCTTCACGCCCGAATCACTGCCGCGCTGGCCCTCACCGCGCTTTCAGCTCAATCCGCGCTGGCCGACAATCAGGCTACGCCGGATGATGCTGCAGACGCTGCAGAACAGGTTGCACAAGAAGCTCAAAACGAGATTCGGCGTATTGATCCAACAACCGGCGGACAATCGCTGGTGGTCGATCCGAGCCTTCCTGCGCCCTATGGCGCAGATATTGCGGCGACTGAAGCGCCAGAACTGTCCGTATCCGAACTTCCAGAGCTGCCGCCAGCGGCAACGGTCGCGCCAGTTGCGACGGCTCCTGTAGCCGTTACACCTGCGATCAGCATGCCTGCACCGACAATCGCGACACCGACAGTTGCCTTGCCAAGTGCCGCTCCGCCTCGCGGACCAGCGGCACGAATGATTGCAGAGCCAATCGTTCAAACTGCGCCAGCTTATGACGCTGACGATCCCTTCGTCGTGAAAAGCATTCTGCCGATCGAAGGGACCATCCGTTACGGCGAATGGTACTGGGACGAAAGCAACGCACCCAAAACCGGCAAGTTGGTGATGACAGTCGATCTCGATGCGCGCGTCATCAGCGTATTCCGCGATGGCCACGAAATTGGCACTGCGGTGGCTCTGCTTGGTACGCAAAAGCACCCGACACCAATCGGTACGTTCCCAATCCTGACCAAGGAAAAGGATAACATTTCCGAGAAGTACAACAACGCCCCGATGCCATGGACGTTGCGGCTTACTTGGGATGGTATTGCAATCCACGGTTCGCCTGTCCTTAATGGCTATGCCAGCCACGGGTGCATCGGTGTGCCGGATCCATTCGCCGAGAAGCTGTTTGAAATCGCAAAGCGCGGCGACCGTGTAGTGATCACTCGCGGCTCGCTGATCGGGATAGGCGATAAAATTTCAGGTTGA
- the tilS gene encoding tRNA lysidine(34) synthetase TilS, whose product MIARFRADLERFGFADTRLAIAVSGGPDSLALLLLAREACGADAIEAATVDHGLRPESAAEAAFVAEICKQLGVAHTTLTVEVPKGNVQSNARDARYLALGQWHDEVRAGVLVTAHHGDDQAETLLMRLNRGSGVPGLAGIRSTAEIPGWGGTLFRPLLRWSKRELESVVSASRIEPVRDPSNVDVKFDRARVRRFLAEQEWIDPDALAASAEHLEDAWRAIEWFAAEDWETHVVPDSDDQGRGFLYYANVPRAVAIETIRSIIEELGRETSRSDAARAFDRLWKGENASLAGVLAIPGTEQIADTGVTLRVWRFSEEPPRKT is encoded by the coding sequence TTGATCGCGCGTTTTCGCGCCGATCTGGAGCGTTTCGGGTTTGCCGATACGCGGCTTGCCATCGCAGTTTCGGGCGGTCCGGATAGCCTTGCCCTGCTGTTGCTGGCGCGCGAAGCCTGCGGAGCAGATGCAATCGAAGCGGCGACGGTTGATCACGGTCTCCGCCCGGAGAGCGCAGCAGAAGCGGCGTTCGTTGCCGAGATATGCAAGCAATTGGGCGTCGCGCACACCACGCTGACGGTCGAAGTGCCAAAGGGCAATGTTCAGTCAAACGCTCGCGATGCGCGGTATCTCGCGCTTGGGCAATGGCACGATGAAGTGCGCGCGGGCGTTCTGGTTACCGCACATCATGGCGATGACCAGGCGGAAACGCTGTTGATGCGGCTGAACCGGGGAAGCGGTGTTCCTGGCCTCGCTGGCATTCGCTCAACGGCAGAAATCCCAGGTTGGGGAGGCACGTTGTTCCGGCCGTTGCTAAGATGGAGTAAGCGCGAACTCGAGTCTGTCGTTTCCGCGTCACGAATTGAACCGGTTCGCGATCCCTCGAACGTCGATGTAAAGTTTGACCGAGCGCGCGTGCGACGGTTTCTTGCGGAACAGGAATGGATTGACCCCGATGCTCTTGCTGCCAGTGCAGAGCATCTTGAGGATGCATGGCGTGCGATTGAATGGTTTGCGGCAGAAGATTGGGAAACGCACGTGGTTCCTGATTCCGACGATCAAGGGCGCGGCTTTCTATATTATGCCAATGTCCCGCGCGCGGTCGCGATTGAGACCATTCGCTCCATCATTGAGGAACTTGGGCGTGAGACAAGCCGCAGCGACGCCGCGCGCGCTTTTGATCGTCTTTGGAAAGGCGAGAACGCGTCGCTCGCGGGAGTGCTTGCAATTCCCGGGACAGAACAGATCGCCGACACTGGCGTAACCTTACGCGTGTGGCGGTTCAGCGAAGAGCCTCCTCGAAAGACCTAA